The genomic interval GAGACACGTATCAGGTCAATCTCTCGCAGCGGCTGGAGGTGGACTTCCCCGGCGAGCCCCTGGCGCTCTACGAGACGCTGTCCGCCACGAACCCCGTCCACTTCGCGAGCTACCTCGAAGGCGAGGGCTTCCAGGTCGTGAGCGCTTCGCCCGAGCGGCTCGTCCGCGTGGAGCAAGGACGCGCCATCACCCGCCCCATCGCGGGGACTCGGCGCCGAGGCACCGCCGAGGAGGACGCCCGGTTCGTCCAGGAGCTGCGCACCAGCGAGAAGGAGCGCGCCGAGCACGCGATGCTCGTCGACCTGGAGCGCAATGACCTGGGACGTGTCTGCGCCTACGGCACCGTCGCGGTGACGAAGCTGATGGAGATCGTCGAGTACGCCCACGTCCTGCACATCGAGTCGGAGGTGACCGGACAGCTCGCGCCGGGAGTCGAGCCACTCGATGTGGTGGGGGCGCTATTCCCCGGCGGGACGATTACGGGGGTGCCGAAGATTCGCACCATGCAGCTCATCGGCGAGCTGGAGCCGCAGACTCGGGGCCTCTACACGGGGTCCCTCGGCTACCTGTCCTTCACGGGGGACATGGACCTGAACATCGTCATCCGCACGCTGCTCGTGAAGGACGGCCGGGCCTACGCGCAAGTGGGCGGCGGCATCGTCCACGACTCACAGGCGCGCCAGGAGTACAAGGAGACGCTCAACAAGGCGCGCTCGCAACTGCTGGCGCTCTCCGCGAGCGGAGGGGCTCGATGATTCTCCTCATCGACAACTTCGATTCGTTCACCTTCAACCTCGTCCAGGCGCTCGGGACGCAGGGGGCGCGATTGAAGGTGGTGCGCAATGACGCCATCACCGTGGCGGACATCGAAGCGCTCAAGCCCGACCGCATCGTCATCTCCCCGGGCCCCGGGACACCAGATGACGCGGGCGTCTCGCTGGAGGTCATTCGCGCCTTCGGCGGACGCGTGCCGCTGCTCGGGGTGTGTCTGGGACACCAGTGCCTCGGGCAGGTCTTCGGCGCGAAGGTCGTGCGTGCTCCGGTGCCGGTCCACGGGAAGACGGCGGAGGTGCGCCACGAGGGACACGGAGTCTTTCGCGGGTTGCCCGACCCCTTCACCGCCGCGCGCTATCACTCGCTCGTGGTGGACCGCGAGAGCCTCCCCGGCTGCCTGGAGGTGACTGCCTGGCACGAGGGCCTCATCATGGGCATGCGTCACCGCGAGCTGCCGGCGCTCGAAGGCGTACAGTTCCATCCCGAGTCCTTCCTCACCACGCACGGGCCCAGACTCCTCGCCAACTTCCTCGCGGCTTGAAGGAGCCTCCATGTTCTCCACGGTGGCGGTGAATGGCGAAGTGAAGCGCTGGGAGGACCTGCGCTTGCACGACTTCTCCCAGGGCTTCTTTTTTGGCGCGGGGTTCTTCACCACGTTCCGCATCGACAACGGGTCGCCGCTGTTCCTCGCGCGGCATCTGGCGCGGCTCTCCGCGAGTGTCTCGGCCTTCCCCACCACGGTCCGCGCACCACCACCGGAGGTGATGCATGTGGAAGCCGTGCGGGACACCCTGCGCCGATGTCTGGACTCCGACGCGGCGCTGGGTGCCCGCTTCACCGGCGTGGGCAAGTTGGCCGTGAGCGACGGAAAGCTCCTGCTCACCCTGCGGCCTCCCGCACCTGACGCCGAGCGAAGCCAACGCGAGGGACGCACCGTGGACTCCGTGGAGTCAGGGGCGTACCGCCACGGGGAACCCACCCCCAATCACAAGGGCCTGTCCTACTTCCGTCAGTACTCGCTCATGGCCAACATGCCGCTGCTGGCCAACGAACGGGGCCACGCGTGTGAGCTCCCCACCGCGAACCTGTTCGTCCTCCTCGATGGCCAGCTCGTCACGCCGCCACTCGATGCGCCCTGCCTGCCAGGCATCATCCGTCGGGTGCTCCTCGATGCGGGGCAAGTCAACGGCGTGCCCGTGTTTGAGCAGGCCCTTCCGCTCTCGCGACTCACGGAGGCTCGGGCCTGTGTCATCACCAACTCCGCCGTGCTGGTGAGTGGCGTCACACGACTGTTGGGACAGGCCCTGCCGGACAGCCTGTCCCTCGCCGAGCGTTTGCGAACACATGTGCTCGAAATGGCGGCCCGCGAAGGTTGAGGGCCACCTCGAGCGTGTCCGCGAACAGGTCGAGCGGTGTCCCGCGTGCGCATACGCCACGGGCGCACCGCGCCGCTTGCCAGACGCCTTCGTGGGAGACAGGGGCGGCAGCGCCAACAGCCTGCGCGACGGGTGCCGCATGCACTTGGTGCGGGCTGTCATCCCTACCCGCTCGGACCGGCCGCGCCCTCGCTCCTTCCGCCACGCGGCTTGTCGCAAGCGCTGCCGCGTGGAGTGTCATGCCTTGAGGCCCGGATGCGCTGGTGCTCAATGGAGGTTTCCCCCAGACTCGGGGGATGGCAACCCAGCAAGAGATCGCGGCCTTCATCGCCGCCGAATTCCCGCAGACGCGAGTGCGGATTCTCGAGGTCGGGGACCGCACAGCCACCGTGGCGCATGAGGTCGGGGTCGCGGAGCTGCGGCCAGGCGGTACGGTGTCGGGCCCCGTGCTGATGGCCACCGCCGACCTGGCGCTCTATGTCGCGATTCTGGGAGCGATTGGCATCGTTCCCCTCACCGTGACGACGAGCCTGAGCTTCAACTTCATGCGCAAGCCCTCGGCGGACCGGCGCATCGTGGGTGTCTGCAAGTTGCTGAAGCTGGGACGGACGCTGGCGGTGGGTGAGGTGTCGCTCTACTCGGAGGGACTGCGGGAGCCCGTGGCCCACGCGGTGGGGACCTACGCGATTCCACCCGTGGACGCCGACTCCACGGGGCGCACCGCGCACTGTCGCGGGTAGTCCACCAGGGTTCGTTCGAAGCGCTCTCACTCCTCGCGAGGCCACTCACCCGGTAGCTTCGAGACCGCTTGCCGCCGCACCTCGAGGGCCTCCTGGCAGCGATGCTGGTGGAAGACCTCTCGCGCCGCGTGTGCCCAGGCATAGGGGCTCGTCGGATAAGCCTTCACGCGAGCCTGCGCCCAGGCAAGCTCCTGCCCGGGTGTGGGGCGCGTCTCGAGGACCTTGCCTGGCTGGAAGGATGGGGACACGGCCCGAGTAGCGACATGCCGGGAGTCCGACGAGCACGAGCCCCAGCACGACCGACAGGCGTTTCATCGCGCGACCGTGCTGTGAATCTCTGTCTGCCGACCTGCTCGGGAGCGGAGGCGGAGCAGGCGCACTGTCGCCCCCTCCATGCCTGTCAACACAACCCCGTGTCGGGGTACACCGCCGTGTGCATGCCCCCCGCCCCGGCCTGGTGATTCGCGGGGGGCGCGTTCGGACGAACCGTCGGCCGTGACGGGCTCGCTGGCTACTGCAGTTCGCAGCCGGGGATGCAGTAGTTCACGTTGATGAGCGTGCGCGTCGCGGCCAGATTCGACTGACAGCCGGCGTACTGTGTGGCGGGGTTGGCCTGGATGCGCGTGGCGCCACACTTCGCGACACAGGCGCGGATGTTCTCGAACCAATAGACGAGGTCATTGTTGGGGCAGTGGGGCGGGATGCCGACGCCCTGCTCCGTGCTCGCAATCGTCTCGCTCTCCGGAGCGACCCCCTCGGACTCAGCCCCACCACCGCAGGCCACCAGGGACAGGCTGCACATCGCGAAGAGAGAAACGACGAGAGGCTTGGCTTGCATGGCGACTCCTTCAAGACAGGGGGAAGGCCCATCATGTCCCATCCCTGACTCCCCGCGAAGTACGCCTCGCCCCCTCTCCTTCGGGAGCGTCTGTCCGAGAATCAACACGGCCTGTTTGCAATCGCATGACGGGTGTCACGCCAAGACGCCGACAGTCGGCGACGAAGTCCCTCGTGTCGTAGCCCTTGTCTGCCGAGGCCCACACTCCGGGCCTGACTCATCCCCCCATGAAGAAGCGCCGGGCGACGTCATGCTCGGCTAGACGGGTTCACCCTCCCTTCTTGCGTCCATGGACCTTCTCCTTTTGTTTCAGTTCCTCGACACCTGACAGATTGACCTTGCATCTACGGCCTCCGCCACACGCAGTGGATGTCCCTCAATCCAAGACAGTTCGCGGGAAGGCCGATACCGCAAATGACCTCGGCTTCGACCCGATGTTCCACTCGATGAATGGCTGGACAGGGAGGGACGTCAGCGCCCCGCGTCCCTCTTTCGCGCTGCGATATCCCGGCGGACGGCAGACGATGTGCGAGCTGATGAAGTCAGACACCTCCGCCCTGGCTTCGCGACAGGGCGGAGGCCCCCGAAGCCACTCCTCCTCGGCGGCGGCTCAAGGGACGTCCTGTGGCTCCACGCGGAAGCCCAGTCCCTCGGATATCTCCCCGTCACGCAGCGCTCTGAAGGTGCCCTCGGGCACATCCAACACCACGCGCCCCACCGCCGCGCGGTGCAGCGCCACCACCGGATGCCCCACCGCCGCCAGCATCCGCTTCACCTGATGGTGCCGCCCTTCCGTCAACGTCAGTTCCACCACCTCCGGCTCACGCAAGCGAGCCTCCGCCGGACGCGTGAGCCCATCCTCCAGCTCCACGCCCTCCCGGAGTCGCTGAAGCGCCGCCTCGTCCGGACGTCCCTCCACCCGCGCCACGTAGCGCTTCGTCAGATGCGTCTCCGGAGCGGTGCCGTGCCGGACGAACCGCTCATCATTCGTGAACAGCAACAACCCCGTGGTGTCCCGGTCCAACCGCCCCACCGCGTACCACTCGTAACCGGACAGTGACTCGGGCAGCACCGCGCGCAGCCGCTCGAACACCGTGCCCACGCCCTCCGGGTCCGAGCCATGCACCACCGGCCCCGCGGGCTTGTGGAACATCAACACCCACAGCCGTGTGTCCAGCGAACACTCCCGCCCATCCACTCGCACCACGCGCCCAGGCCCCACCGGCGCGAAGGGCTCCACCTCCACCTGTCCATCCACCTCCACCCGGCCGGCCCGGATGGCCGCCTCGGCCTGGGTTCTGGGCATCACCCCGGCCCGCCCCAAGGCACGCGCCAGCCAGTCCGCCCGGCCTCCCACGGGCGCGTCCGCCCCCCGCCGCCGCGCGGCCTCCAACCACCGGGGCGTCTTGCTCTTTCGCGCCATCCTCTCGTCTCCTTGCCTCTCCACCCCGACATCCCATGTTCACTTTGGAGAACCAATGAGAGCTTCTCCACGGAGCGGATGGCGGACAGGCGGCCACGCGAGCGTCACGATTTGACTCCACCCGCCGCCCTCTGCCATTGCGGCCTCGTGGCTGTCCCACCCGAAATCGCCGAATCGCTCCAGCGTCACCCGCCGCCCTCCGGCCCCTCCGTCGCCTTCGCGCTGCGCCTGGCCGAAGCCCTCCACCGCTACGGCACTCCCGCGCACCGCCTGGAGGACCTGATGAAGCGCGTGTCGGGACGGCTGGGACTGGAAGGGCGCTTCTTCTCCACGCCCACGTCCCTGTTCGCCTCCTTCGGCCCGCCCGAAGCGCTGCGCACCAGCCTCATCCGCGTGGAGCCCGGGGACATGGACCTGGAGCGGCTCACCCTGCTGGACGTGCTCGCCGACGATGTCATCCACGCCCGCCTGTCGCCCGCCGAGGGCGCGCTGCGCGTGGAGGCCATCCTCGCCCGGCCGCCGCGCTTCGGGCCGGTGCTTCAAGTCCTCTGCTGGGCCCTGGCCGGAGGAGCCGGCGCCCGTCTCTTCGGCGGCGGATTGAAGG from Myxococcus stipitatus carries:
- a CDS encoding anthranilate synthase component I family protein, producing the protein MSTRPLPPPLDRERFAALVAQGFNQVPVYRRLEPGALRPVDLLRALPPGHRFLLESTRVSTEGRYSFVGAQPFLRFSAKGEQCFVDDVLQPGAPLETLRTLLRKWRGVSQPGLPLFLGGAVGFFSYEALHYFESLPRHPRDDLKLPDIALSFVDSFLVVDHLEGQLLAVATGADWVDCQQRLDALEAQVRRAVATPPPAPPAPGTPLAEARSNFTQPEYLDAVERVREYIRAGDTYQVNLSQRLEVDFPGEPLALYETLSATNPVHFASYLEGEGFQVVSASPERLVRVEQGRAITRPIAGTRRRGTAEEDARFVQELRTSEKERAEHAMLVDLERNDLGRVCAYGTVAVTKLMEIVEYAHVLHIESEVTGQLAPGVEPLDVVGALFPGGTITGVPKIRTMQLIGELEPQTRGLYTGSLGYLSFTGDMDLNIVIRTLLVKDGRAYAQVGGGIVHDSQARQEYKETLNKARSQLLALSASGGAR
- a CDS encoding aminodeoxychorismate/anthranilate synthase component II, which translates into the protein MILLIDNFDSFTFNLVQALGTQGARLKVVRNDAITVADIEALKPDRIVISPGPGTPDDAGVSLEVIRAFGGRVPLLGVCLGHQCLGQVFGAKVVRAPVPVHGKTAEVRHEGHGVFRGLPDPFTAARYHSLVVDRESLPGCLEVTAWHEGLIMGMRHRELPALEGVQFHPESFLTTHGPRLLANFLAA
- a CDS encoding aminotransferase class IV, whose amino-acid sequence is MFSTVAVNGEVKRWEDLRLHDFSQGFFFGAGFFTTFRIDNGSPLFLARHLARLSASVSAFPTTVRAPPPEVMHVEAVRDTLRRCLDSDAALGARFTGVGKLAVSDGKLLLTLRPPAPDAERSQREGRTVDSVESGAYRHGEPTPNHKGLSYFRQYSLMANMPLLANERGHACELPTANLFVLLDGQLVTPPLDAPCLPGIIRRVLLDAGQVNGVPVFEQALPLSRLTEARACVITNSAVLVSGVTRLLGQALPDSLSLAERLRTHVLEMAAREG
- a CDS encoding PaaI family thioesterase gives rise to the protein MATQQEIAAFIAAEFPQTRVRILEVGDRTATVAHEVGVAELRPGGTVSGPVLMATADLALYVAILGAIGIVPLTVTTSLSFNFMRKPSADRRIVGVCKLLKLGRTLAVGEVSLYSEGLREPVAHAVGTYAIPPVDADSTGRTAHCRG
- a CDS encoding pseudouridine synthase is translated as MARKSKTPRWLEAARRRGADAPVGGRADWLARALGRAGVMPRTQAEAAIRAGRVEVDGQVEVEPFAPVGPGRVVRVDGRECSLDTRLWVLMFHKPAGPVVHGSDPEGVGTVFERLRAVLPESLSGYEWYAVGRLDRDTTGLLLFTNDERFVRHGTAPETHLTKRYVARVEGRPDEAALQRLREGVELEDGLTRPAEARLREPEVVELTLTEGRHHQVKRMLAAVGHPVVALHRAAVGRVVLDVPEGTFRALRDGEISEGLGFRVEPQDVP